A genome region from Manis pentadactyla isolate mManPen7 chromosome 5, mManPen7.hap1, whole genome shotgun sequence includes the following:
- the DEFB129 gene encoding beta-defensin 129, translated as MKLLFPIFAGLMLQHQVNTEYFGLRKCLKGLGKCKDYCAVHEKEVQKCKKKKCCIGPKLVQLIKNYIQNEMSHIFEEDSQELLKTTKYSRAEIQTKYHTTSLLPKMKSTSPFANINTPIIQNVTAVNSATTNPMISEKIKYTATSTKRDTKERRGSATDTPPPPAPPPQSPPTP; from the exons aTGAAGCTCCTTTTTCCTATCTTTGCCGGTCTCATGCTACAGCACCAGGTGAACACAG AATACTTTGgcttaagaaaatgtttaaaggGTTTGGGGAAATGCAAAGACTATTGTGCTGTGCATGAAAAGGAGGTACAGAAATGCAAGAAGAAAAAATGCTGTATTGGACCAAAATTGGTTCAACTGATAAAAAACTACATACAAAATGAAATGTCCCACATATTTGAAGAGGACTCCCAAGAACTGTTAAAAACCACCAAGTATTCTAGAGCTGAGATACAAACAAAATATCATACTACATCTCTTCTCCCCAAAATGAAAAGCACCAGCCCTTTTGCCAACATCAACACCCCCATCATCCAAAATGTCACCGCTGTGAACTCTGCCACCACCAACCCCATGATCTCAGAAAAGATTAAGTACACTGCTACTTCAACCAAGAGGGACACCAAAGAAAGGAGAGGTTCAGCCACtgacaccccaccaccaccagcaccaccaccacagtCACCGCCAACACCATGA